In Arachis hypogaea cultivar Tifrunner chromosome 7, arahy.Tifrunner.gnm2.J5K5, whole genome shotgun sequence, the genomic window TTGCTATCTATTTTTCTCTCAACTGAACTCTCATCACTCTCTCTGGTAGGCCTTCATGTCTGAAAGTTATATGCAtagcttctttctctttctttcaaaattcccatgattttttttttcttggtatataaatatatacaacaATTTTGGCAGATGAAGGATCTGAGTAGCTAGCTTTTTAGTTCTTACACATAATCTCTTATTGCAGAATAGCTTTTTAGACCATACTGAATCTATGGTTTAGAAGAGGAGAAGGTGAATGGctcctttttcccttttttttcccccttgaatttacttttgtaatttttctgcatCTGATGCTTCTGATTTGGAAGTGGTGTTCTGTTCTGTTTCATACTTCATTTTTCAAGTTtgagattgatttttttttctctttctttctttctttcccttcccactgaagttatatataaaatttgagtCTTTCATACTTTAATATGTTAAGAAGTTATGTATGAAATTTTGTTTACTGTATCTATGAGCATATACTCAGTCTTGAGTTTTGTGTCAAACTCGAGAGTTCATCTAAATTCATGGAGCTTAGCTAAACTCGAATCGTCAAACTCAACTCATAAACTTGATTTGGGGACCTAAATTTGGATACTCAAGAACTTTCTAGTGAGTTAAGAGTTTGTTAACTCAACCCTGATTCTTTAAGCCTTCAATCTGGAAACAGTTATAAATTTGATACAGTTCTGCATAGGATGCAACTGATATAACACTAATTGTGGTGTGGACTCCTTGGGAAAATTGAATTATCCATaggttttggttgcttctgtaAATAGTTGTGGTTGAAAACCTTTCTATAGTCATCTATCAAGTTCTATTTTTCAATGTGATATAACACTATCtgccaaattattttttttatttaatttgagtaATAGATTTTCTCATGAAAACCACATCTGAATTTTGCTTTTAGTGGATTGACTTATATGCATGTATACTTTGTTTCTTGTGTTATGTGTATAATTTTTTGTAGATCTTATAGCTATGTAGTTTTGTTCCATTCATATGTGCTTCTATAGGCTTAAGCTTGAGAATCTAAGAGTTGTTATTTGGTTACTAGAGTCTTAAAATGCAAGGAGGATTGCGAGTGTTCTTATCACAAGGAAGTGTAGTAAAAAATGCTGTTTTGCAAAGAATCCGCATGGCAAGTCCCCTACTGCAGCCAGTTGGGTTTTCGCGGTTTGAGTCCGGCGCGCCTTCTCGGATGGAAGAGCAGGGTTTCGAGAGCACCACAGTTGCAGACATCTTGAAAGGGAAAGGAAAAAGTGCAGATGGATCCTGGCTTTGGTGCACCACAGAAGACACCGTTTATGATGCTGTTAAATCGGTATACATGcttgatatttttttctttttcaaaggaTGTATAGATGTTTACACACAATTCATGTACAGATGACACAAAACAATGTTGGAGCTTTGGTTGTGGTGAAACCTGGTGAGCAGAAATCAATTGCTGGAATTATAACAGAAAGAGGTACATACATATTTGGAGAAGGgaaattgtgtgaatttgtatgaaTATATTCATGGATAGTCCAAATATAAAAGCGTCTATTTTTCATATGATCATCTTGTTGCCATCCAGATTACCTCAGGAAGATCATTGTTCAGGGAAGATCATCAAAGTCCACCAAGGTTGGGGATATTATGACTGAAGAGGTATAAATTATTGTTTGTTGAAGTAATTTTTATTCAACATTCAGCTAccattgatgataggtgaaaactcaggtgtagTTGACTTGTGAAAGATGAtacctgagagtcgttagatgatttgattgatttgactaaaattttatctaacggctctcagatatcaacttcacataaagttaacttcacctgagttttcaccttgaTGATATTAAGAATCATTACTGTTTGTGCAGAACAAACTTATCACGGTCACACCCGATACAAGAGTTCTGCGAGCGATGCAACTGATGACAGGTATGGTATGTGCTTCTTGGTAATTAACATGAACAAATATAAGGTACTAgcttatgtttattttattttaattttttcagatAACAGAATCAGACACATTCCTGTCATTAATGATGATAGTGGGATGATAGGCATGGTGTCCATCGGTGACGTGGTTCGCGCCGTGGTGAGCGAGCATCGGCAAGAGCTTGATCGCTTAAACGCTTATATACAAGGAGGTtattagatgatgatgatgaaaatggATTATGTAATAAGGTTGAGGTTGGTTGAGTGCTTGTAGATATGTAATGTTTTAGGCTATAGAGAGCCATCTTTGTTTGCTTCTTTAATCTTGAACTTCCCTTCAGTTTTATGGATAttacttgaattttcatgttaatAATCACTGCTGCATATGAATGCAGTATGGAATTCTGTTCTCTTCTGAAGCTTGTTTCACTAGTTTAGATccccccccctccccccccccccccccgccgggcccttctctcttttttttcctctctttttttaGGGTATGTCACACTAAAGAAACCAAGAAGCAGAGTTGATCACTCTTTAAATGAGATAGGTTAGTTAAACAAATTATTTCTGTAATTAAGTCTAAttaaggtttttttttcttttttttcttatgtctctttttctttttctttaactaGAACTTTCTGTTATCAATCTTTTAAGTTATTGGATTAACTTGATTGAATTTGGTTATTAaaatgatttgatatataatgttattgtttttaaataataataataataataataataataaataataataataatagttgttttattttgtcaaaatttattgaaatttttaaaacaagCTTTTCTAAGAAAATATAAGTTACCCATCAACAAAATAGGGAacgatgttattttttttttacataattaccactaacatttttattaatctacttttctttatttatgttagagtttaaaataattaacatataatataaataatatgagattaattaaaataatatttttttatctcattgacttgaatttaaatttaaaaaatttacagGAAAATCAacaaatgttattaaaattaaagtaatattttttatattttaataatatttttttaagcaatatcttttaaaaaatattatttaataataaaataatatttattttaatttaataatattttttaaaatattataattacatAATCATCACAATATAGTCCTAATAAAATGACCACTTATATATAAGGCTAGCTCTTTAAAATAAGAggagaaaaattaattaaagttacCTAAAAGTCTAAAACATAGACTTCAGGTGAGTTCAAATGCCAAATATAGGTATAAGTATCGTCTTTGTAACGTACAAGTTTTGGGGTAATAATAAAGTCATATAAAGAATTCTAGAAGCAGTACACGTAGAAACTTCGAAGCAATTTTGTGATATTTTTATCCACCATATACAAAACCAAGTCATTctgataatttaatttaattaatttattaatttaaaaattaagaataaaaaaattgataaaaaaaaaagaaaaaacaagtataaaaaaaattagaaaagtaAGATTGTGATAGTGACTTGCAGAACAGGTTAGTTAACTAGAGACACAAGACACAACTGAGTGAACATAAGAAGAAGATGAGATTCTGCATCTTGGTTTTTCTCCTCAACATGTTTTCTGCTTTCAACTGCTTCTTCACCACCactcctcctccttctctctgCACTTGGTGTTTCTGTGATTGAAGAACAAAGAGTCTTTCTTTGCAGTGCTTCTTGGTATGAAAAAATATAATCCCTGCTCACTTTTTGTTGTATGACTTGTATTCTGTCTTTACATGTGAAGATGCCCTTTTTCCCTTTTCGAGTTTTGACCATTTTCTACTCCTTTTCATGGTTTTGTTTCTTGTTCATGGCTATGTTCAGATTATTATactacttaatatatatatatatatatatatatatatatatatatatatatatatatatatataaccaactTGGATTGTCGAATGATTAGTTTACTTgtccgcttaagtaagtattGAAGTTCGAATCCCACTTTTGCGTATGCAGTAATCCATTAGGCAGCATCAAACTAAAGTTTCGATTTGCGACGGATCAGTACCATTGAAAAGTATATGAGTagtttctaatttaatttccaaGAAATTTTGTCATCTGGGTCATGCTTTATGTGTTGCCATAAACGTTAGTGCTAACCATGGTTGTCAAAGTCACAGAAGACGGGCTTCAAGAGTTGACAGAATATATATACACACGTGTGTATGAATAAAGAAGCAAAAGAATTGCTAGCTTCTTTACTACGGAATATGGAAGAATCAATTGGACTTTTATATGTAGTTCTTTTTGTTGAAAAAGGAAAGTCCACTTGCATTATTCAAATGAAGGATTTTCTAGCTTTCATATACATTGTGCTGAGACAACTGTGAACCATGTGCTTATTGTGTCTTTGATGCAGTTTGGTTTTTCGTATGAGCAAATTTCAACAAGGGGGGAGCTTAATGAAATTCACTTCTTATTTTGGTTCTGTTTTCTCTTATGATCATGATATTGTTGCTAGTCCCAACAAAGAAATCATGTGTCTGGCATCTGTTTTCGCCGGCATCATCTTATGTATTCTTGTAAGTACACCGGCATCATAAACAATATTTGCATATCTAAGGACATAACTTTTAGAAATTCTTGTAAGAAATTTTGAAGCTTGATCCTTTCTCTTGGTTCTTGAAGGTGTATAGATCAAGTGCtgttttgagttctctattgTTCAATAAGGCATATGGAAAATTGAGCACTATACAGAAAATTGAATGGAATAACAGGTGAAATGCCTTGCTCATAATTATTATTCGTGTTtgcaattataattatttatataaattatttacagttttttttttttttaatgcagggGAATCTCTACATTCCATGCTCTTTTTGTATCATTTGCTTCTTTTTACTTCCTTATCATATCAGACATTTTCAAGGATGGTTCACATGCAGACCTAATTATTAATAGGTCATCAAGTCTTACAAATACAGCATTGGGGGTATAAGCAAAATTTGATTTTGGTCTCATATCAATATTTTTGGCAGATATATTGATATTTATGGCAGTTGGCTTATTTGTTCCTTTTTATGTTTGTACAGATTTCTGTTGGTTATTTTGTAACAGATCTGGTGATGATTCTTTGGCATTTTCCAGCATTAGGGGGTCTGGAATATGTAAGTTGAAACTTTAAAGATACAAGCCTGCAAAATGCTAGTTATTGTTATGTTAATACATGATAGGATGCATAGAAACATATGGGTAGTCTAGAATTTTCAAATGACAAATCCGTCCTTCATCCCACAAGTTTGTCCATctgcattttgaaaaaaaaaaaaaaaacagacatTAATCCTAAAAATTCAATCCGCCACCTACATAAAATACATGTTGTAATACAAAATATACGttgaaaatgagttaaacaacACATGTAAATACATGATAGTTGATTTGGTGGCTAATTTTTGGTgtgtaaatagtatttttgttaatCAAATGACGGATTTTATACCAAAGGACTAATCTGTCATCCTATTTTCAAATAGTGAAGGATGAATTCGCCATTGCTTACCCTTATTTGTAATGGCTAACCATCTTCATTCATTTACATTTAGGTTCTACACCATGGGATATCCATgctttcaattttaatatctctGCTAAGTGGTCAAGTTCAAGTCTACATACTAATGGTTCTTTTTTCTGAGAGCACCACTCCATCTATAAACCTAAGATGGTAAATCTGTTATTCAGAAATCCATTTAATTTCTCATACTTTGTCAAATATTACTAATTGCATTAATTACATATATAGGTACTTGGATGTTGGTGGTTTTAAGAGCTCCAAACTTTATATTGTGAATGGCATTGCATTGTTCCTTGGGTGGCTGGTAATGTCCATTATACCCTTGACTTTAACTCTAATTCTGCCACCTTTAAATACTGTGTATGAAAGGTTGTCTAGTTGACTCTGCCATGCATGAGTTGAATTTTAGtgcttttttaatgtattttttactTGAGATATGTTATTTGTACATAATATTTGTTGGATATTGTGGCAACTTCACTAATTTGAATGTGTTTGGTGACTTGGAGTGGTTAATTATTAATCTACTTTGTGGCAGGTTGCTAggatttttctgtttatgttcttCTTTTACCATATGTGGATCCATTTTGATGAGGTTAGCATTTGCTCTCTGATTTCCTTGTTACATTTGTTTCAATCTTCTCATATTGCAAGAAATCATTAGGGTCTGTTTGgctcctatttttattttttagtgccTAATTTCTCTATATTTTGTGTAatagaaaaaagtaaaattggtGGTATAAATAAATCTGTTTTgtgcttcaatttttttttaatttataatttcagGTAAAGGAGGTAAATGCTTTGTGCTATTACTTTATGTTTGTGGTGCCATCTGTGCTGACAATTATGAACATATTTTGGTTCTGGAAGATTGCTAAGGGTATGGTCAAAACTATTACGAAAGCAAAACACACAAAGAGGGCCTAGATCATCTTACTGCTATAAATATTCATAAACTATTGATACTACTTAGCTTGCCACAAATGTATAGACATTTGATTTACTCAAATGAGTTATATTCTTAATGATAATTTCTAATATGAATGAGGTGAATTATGGTGCCTAAAAAGTAGTGTttacttattaaaaaaaattaaaaattaatatttaatttaaatgatataaaaataaataatttttaaaaaattaaaatgtactataaaaaataagttaagtaaaatTTAGACAACAAATCATaagtatcataaaattaatttttgaataatttactTAATCTCCTATATTAAGTCATAGCTGATTTCAATTAAgagtttcttcctttttttttctttttttttttggtatcttTGTTTGCATCTTTACTTAGATTttagtatgaaaaaaaattaaaataaaaaattgataaaatattaaaataaaggaaTAATTTCTGgtaaatttatgatttttataaTGTGAAGTCTcactattttaattcaaaagtgaTTAGATAACttcactttttttaaaaaaaaattaatcctcTTTCCGAAGCTTGTTTCAttattgcataatttttttttccaaaacagTTTACAGACAAATTACATTTTAGTGATTTTACCGGAGATTAAACTATattttgtaaaatatgattaattttagtttttttggtCAGATAAAATACATTACTCTTGGCACCATTGTTTGAAATTGGTCCAATGGCCCTTATATCGATGTTTGTAAAAATGTTCATATCCTTATCCAATTAGAGTTCTAACTTTTTAATGAGTCCATGGCCCCAGATGTTAAAAAAAGAAACTCAACTAAATCATCTAGCCAAGCTTAAAACTTTGAAAAcagaatttttaaaagaaaaacaaccaAATAGAAAGTCCTTTTTATGGAGTTTCTATAATGCTATAGTACGAACAATCAATGAAATAAACAATAacactatatatatattgttaacaTTATTTTTATATCTTGTATGCAGCCTTTTTTTTTATCCTCTTTTGGAGTTGAATAACATTGAGCCCTTAAAAAAATACATTAcattaattttgtaatatataaaattatttttattgaaaatgttAATTAAGTTTCGTATAATTTGTTCCAACATAAATTAAATGGTTTAATTAGATCTCATTCTTCCATATGCAGACGCGTATTATACTATTATTACATCAATGCATTTTTCTATTAGTTTTATGGCTTATTTAATTATGTGAGAAGAATCTTTCGATTCCATTTCCATGGGTGCCGGGGTGTTGTGTAATCCAGGCATCAGCCTTCTGCTACGAATTTATTCTTCATAAAAGTGCGATATATCATCTACAATCTATAGCCCTTGAAAAAAGAGAGTAAagcttaaaaaattaaaaagaatcaaCTTTAATCTATAGTCCCAAACTTGAATTAAAAGAGGGAGTAGGAAGCTGAACATATTACTGGTGACATTCAGTGGCGGACCAAAAAATATTTAGTAGTacagacaaaaataatatttaaaatttaaaatatattaattacgttttcaataatttaattaacaTGCTAAAAgtatgttaatttaaaaatattttaatatagttattattaataCTATCACTTTGTTAGATATTTTATACCtatcaaattatattttatagattttttatataatataaaaaagaattatagttcaataattaaaaaaaaattattagaaatataatttgaatggaccaatttaatttttcctaaGTTTTTATAGTTGTGTGAGagagattaacaaaaaaatataaaaaaagataaattcaaatctaatagctacgtataattttgtttatatatataatatctctctatttttctattaaataattatttaataattttttctatttaattgtaAAGTTAAAATCCTATCATATTTATGATAGATGTttgtttgacaaaaaaaatattatatataaaccca contains:
- the LOC112702648 gene encoding CBS domain-containing protein CBSX3, mitochondrial, with amino-acid sequence MQGGLRVFLSQGSVVKNAVLQRIRMASPLLQPVGFSRFESGAPSRMEEQGFESTTVADILKGKGKSADGSWLWCTTEDTVYDAVKSMTQNNVGALVVVKPGEQKSIAGIITERDYLRKIIVQGRSSKSTKVGDIMTEENKLITVTPDTRVLRAMQLMTDNRIRHIPVINDDSGMIGMVSIGDVVRAVVSEHRQELDRLNAYIQGGY
- the LOC112702649 gene encoding uncharacterized protein, which codes for MSKFQQGGSLMKFTSYFGSVFSYDHDIVASPNKEIMCLASVFAGIILCILVYRSSAVLSSLLFNKAYGKLSTIQKIEWNNRGISTFHALFVSFASFYFLIISDIFKDGSHADLIINRSSSLTNTALGISVGYFVTDLVMILWHFPALGGLEYVLHHGISMLSILISLLSGQVQVYILMVLFSESTTPSINLRWYLDVGGFKSSKLYIVNGIALFLGWLVARIFLFMFFFYHMWIHFDEVKEVNALCYYFMFVVPSVLTIMNIFWFWKIAKGMVKTITKAKHTKRA